GTCGGGGCGGTGACGATCACCCCGTGGTTGGCGAGGATCACCACCGACTTGTCCCCGACGCGGTCGGCCAGCTTGGCGCCGAGGACCGGGTCGTCGATCTCCCCGTCGTACTCGGCCACGAAGCCCAGGTCGTCGAGGAACATGGACCCGGTCTGGTGGAGGGCCTCGGGGACCATGCCCACGGCGGCCAGGAGGGTGACGTGGTAGGGGTGGTTGTGCACCACCACGCGGGCGTCGGGCCGGCGGCGGTGGAGCTCGGTGTGGATCGGGATGGCCGGGGTCACGTCCCAGCGCCCGGCGACCACCGTCCCGTCGGCGTCGACCTGGCACACGTCCGACGCCGCCACCTCGTCCCACCACAGCCCCCACGGGTTCACGAGCATGGTG
The sequence above is drawn from the Acidimicrobiales bacterium genome and encodes:
- a CDS encoding class II aldolase/adducin family protein codes for the protein MTKSDTERAAWRPRAMPGVGRQLTREQQLACAFRVLARTGFSENIAGHITWDPDSTGTMLVNPWGLWWDEVAASDVCQVDADGTVVAGRWDVTPAIPIHTELHRRRPDARVVVHNHPYHVTLLAAVGMVPEALHQTGSMFLDDLGFVAEYDGEIDDPVLGAKLADRVGDKSVVILANHGVIVTAPTIEEAVYRSASFERMCRLYYDVKVLGAEPMRIAEHVQKAMKQSLLGRGSELYWNGAVRRLLRDEPDVLD